From Xylanibacter oryzae DSM 17970, a single genomic window includes:
- a CDS encoding fimbrillin family protein codes for MSRKFKRNKYIDLLCSLYLLLIVCLCICSCSESEGFVYSNLSTNKISFKAITTEGWINGTSNNSSQDSKTTRSVLQSNENGPLIVKSNLHTPLYLHPVTQIGIHIQSANDKPMTKSGARIIDESTETVVPTRGSPYTSSNMVNSFGVLAYRTPSTATDLSGAAPDFINNQEVSLAGGMWKTGTDYFWPDNGDKLSFFSYSPFGNSNVTVAGASSSGTPSVTYTANTDVPSQPDLMTSKSINQTRSKSSANVGVNMTFSHALTAITFAVGKDMVPGVFKSISIKNAITTATYNLSTNTWNTSSGTSTGNISINLNGTTGVTIDGTSDVALTSGTNTMMMIPQSFASGSTAVIEAVFNNGNGDKTLTASLAGTTWAAGTSIIYKLSTSSVNTMTLGTISYPSSWGGVATPTTSFSTGNEIGLFVVDQNNNIKNSNVKATYNGSSWVLSTGLLFSPQYKYFAYYPYQSGYTSSSVSPSATSSDAFFSSVISGWTVTSDQNTANKFNPNDLQVSMGTISSTASSITFNMAHKMGLAIITLGASSIPTTRTYTIGSSTTYSDSSDKTTVTASSNFSENIPLLYNSKYYYIAKAATNTTFNSAATDNNAWSITQSISSGTCNSLIAITTRAFYKFIANFNYIGSVQSFTIPLAGIYKIEAWGAQGTTTPKQGSMTSIGYGGLGGYAVCQITKEKKSNLFICVGKGGESYCNYSWFSGDAYSNPTAYRTRIYNGGGAGHAFGGGATHIALTNRGELYNYENYKSEILIVAGGGGGNELISGNAGSGGGLNGGAGYDVPTFGCTGYGGTQTAGGLSGAAVTNSQTYGAGNNGTFGLGGNSYISYSVYEEGAGGGGGWYGGGASTCYAGTGGGGAGYVNSSLTYNSTITNGVREGDGYAIITLITPN; via the coding sequence ATGTCTAGGAAATTTAAAAGGAATAAGTATATAGACTTATTATGCTCTTTATATTTATTACTAATAGTCTGTTTGTGCATCTGCTCTTGTTCAGAAAGTGAAGGTTTTGTGTATTCTAATTTATCCACGAATAAGATTTCATTTAAAGCGATAACTACGGAAGGCTGGATTAATGGTACTTCTAATAATTCTTCGCAAGATTCTAAAACGACCCGTTCCGTACTTCAGAGTAATGAAAACGGTCCGCTTATTGTAAAATCTAATTTGCATACGCCTCTTTATCTTCATCCGGTAACACAGATAGGAATACATATACAGAGCGCAAACGATAAGCCGATGACTAAAAGTGGTGCGCGTATCATTGATGAGTCTACAGAAACTGTTGTTCCTACCCGTGGTTCTCCTTATACATCTTCAAATATGGTCAATTCTTTCGGCGTATTGGCTTACCGAACCCCAAGTACAGCTACAGACTTAAGCGGTGCCGCCCCTGATTTCATAAATAATCAGGAAGTGTCTTTGGCAGGTGGCATGTGGAAGACCGGCACAGACTATTTTTGGCCTGATAATGGTGACAAACTTTCATTCTTCTCATATAGTCCTTTTGGTAATAGCAATGTGACAGTTGCGGGTGCATCATCATCAGGTACTCCTTCTGTGACATATACAGCAAATACAGATGTCCCAAGCCAGCCGGACCTTATGACCTCCAAGTCAATCAACCAGACCAGAAGTAAGTCGTCAGCCAATGTGGGCGTCAATATGACATTTTCTCATGCTCTTACAGCTATCACCTTCGCTGTAGGTAAGGATATGGTTCCTGGTGTTTTCAAAAGCATATCAATAAAGAATGCAATAACTACAGCTACGTATAATCTATCAACCAACACTTGGAATACAAGTAGCGGAACTAGTACCGGCAATATAAGTATCAATCTAAATGGAACAACTGGCGTTACGATAGATGGAACGTCAGATGTTGCCCTTACAAGTGGAACAAACACAATGATGATGATTCCCCAATCATTTGCCTCCGGCAGTACAGCTGTAATAGAAGCCGTCTTTAATAATGGCAATGGAGACAAGACACTTACCGCCTCTCTGGCCGGTACTACTTGGGCGGCTGGTACATCAATAATATACAAGCTTTCTACATCATCTGTAAATACCATGACTCTTGGAACAATCTCCTATCCAAGTTCTTGGGGTGGCGTTGCTACTCCTACTACAAGTTTTTCAACAGGTAATGAAATAGGACTTTTTGTTGTAGACCAGAATAACAATATAAAGAATTCGAATGTTAAAGCCACCTATAATGGTAGTAGTTGGGTGTTGTCTACCGGTTTGCTTTTTTCTCCTCAGTATAAATACTTTGCTTATTATCCTTATCAGTCAGGCTATACTTCATCCAGTGTATCACCTTCAGCAACAAGTTCTGATGCATTCTTTTCGAGTGTGATATCAGGTTGGACAGTTACATCAGACCAGAATACAGCAAATAAGTTCAATCCAAATGATCTTCAGGTTTCTATGGGGACAATAAGCAGCACTGCCAGCAGTATCACTTTTAATATGGCACATAAGATGGGACTGGCGATAATAACCCTAGGAGCCAGTAGTATACCTACTACCAGAACATATACAATAGGAAGTTCTACAACTTATAGTGATTCTTCCGACAAAACTACAGTTACTGCCTCAAGTAATTTCTCGGAGAATATACCTCTTCTGTATAACAGTAAATACTATTATATTGCCAAAGCTGCAACAAATACAACGTTTAATAGTGCAGCAACAGATAATAATGCATGGTCAATAACACAAAGCATTTCGTCTGGTACTTGTAATTCATTGATAGCAATAACAACTAGAGCATTCTATAAATTTATAGCAAATTTCAACTATATAGGTAGTGTGCAAAGTTTTACCATTCCATTGGCAGGAATTTATAAGATTGAAGCATGGGGAGCACAAGGTACAACGACACCTAAACAAGGTAGTATGACATCTATAGGTTATGGAGGTCTAGGAGGGTATGCCGTTTGCCAAATTACAAAAGAAAAAAAATCTAATTTGTTTATTTGTGTAGGCAAGGGTGGCGAATCATATTGTAATTACTCATGGTTTTCTGGGGATGCATATTCTAATCCGACAGCTTATAGAACACGAATATACAATGGTGGTGGTGCAGGTCATGCATTTGGCGGAGGTGCAACTCATATTGCATTAACAAATAGAGGAGAACTCTATAATTATGAAAATTATAAATCTGAAATATTAATAGTTGCCGGTGGTGGTGGTGGTAATGAATTAATTTCAGGAAATGCAGGAAGTGGAGGTGGATTAAATGGTGGAGCTGGCTATGATGTACCAACGTTTGGTTGTACCGGTTATGGTGGAACACAAACAGCAGGAGGACTAAGTGGAGCTGCGGTAACAAATAGTCAGACATATGGAGCTGGAAATAATGGTACATTTGGTTTAGGTGGAAATTCTTACATAAGCTACAGCGTATACGAGGAAGGCGCAGGTGGTGGTGGCGGTTGGTACGGTGGTGGAGCATCAACATGCTATGCCGGCACTGGCGGTGGTGGAGCTGGCTATGTAAATAGCTCTTTAACTTATAATTCTACTATAACAAATGGGGTCAGAGAAGGTGATGGATACGCTATTATTACATTAATAACACCAAATTAA
- a CDS encoding fimbrillin family protein, with protein sequence MSRKFERNKCYYSLYSLFLLLIASLCICSCTSEYNIFDCSNTKLLNFSVSVPSWKNNDSTPNSRTRATPISGSSFNEASSFNIIADAYDGTKNYSTIIKNESVSFTNNMWQTVAPHYWPGTANNTVNFYAYYPTGISSSITHTVGYAPTLSYTVPDDVASQIDIMTATGNNVSGSTNSSTPLSFNHIFAAIQFSVGSNGLGSGTISSISIGNVYNSGTYTLGTGWTLGTSMKTFTIIQPKNIAGTSGENIYSGTYTLMMIPQTVTNATITITYSNGGTLTKTISGTWEAGKTYNYKISFMREYNYTGDVQLFTAPISGTYKLEAWGAQGGGPSSSSVTGGKGAYVTGSISLAKGFSIYIYVGQQPSAGIGGWNGGGSNLTASYGGGGATDISLNNGNWNDASHLYSRIIVAGGGGGYGSELSTNVYQGGDGGAWNGGNGVGDDPGYGATISAVGANSSSSCNTNAVNPGFGYGGSSSWYVEGLGAGGGGWYGGGCAGGENLNGSGGGGSSYVWTSSFATYYPSSSYKPSISYYLSNVNSQAGVKSGNGYARITFVSAN encoded by the coding sequence ATGTCTAGGAAATTTGAAAGGAATAAGTGCTACTATTCATTATACTCTTTATTTTTATTACTAATAGCCAGTTTGTGCATCTGCTCTTGCACAAGTGAATATAATATATTTGATTGTAGTAATACTAAATTATTGAACTTTTCTGTTTCAGTTCCTTCGTGGAAAAATAATGACAGCACTCCAAATAGTAGAACGAGGGCTACTCCTATCTCCGGATCATCATTTAACGAAGCAAGTAGCTTCAATATCATTGCTGATGCTTATGATGGAACAAAAAACTACAGCACTATCATAAAAAACGAGTCTGTATCTTTTACTAATAATATGTGGCAGACAGTTGCTCCTCATTATTGGCCTGGAACTGCAAATAATACAGTCAACTTCTATGCTTACTACCCTACTGGTATTTCTAGCAGTATTACGCATACAGTAGGATATGCACCAACTTTATCATATACTGTTCCAGATGATGTTGCTAGCCAAATTGATATAATGACCGCTACTGGTAATAATGTTAGTGGCAGCACTAATTCATCTACGCCTTTATCATTCAATCATATTTTTGCAGCTATACAATTTTCTGTTGGTAGCAACGGATTGGGAAGTGGTACTATATCTTCAATATCCATAGGTAATGTTTACAATTCAGGTACATATACTTTGGGAACTGGGTGGACTTTAGGGACTTCTATGAAAACATTTACAATTATTCAACCTAAAAATATAGCAGGAACATCCGGTGAAAATATTTATTCGGGAACATATACTCTTATGATGATACCACAGACTGTTACAAATGCAACAATAACCATCACGTATAGTAATGGAGGAACACTTACTAAAACTATATCTGGAACATGGGAGGCAGGGAAAACATATAATTACAAAATATCATTTATGAGAGAATATAATTACACTGGTGATGTTCAATTATTTACAGCTCCAATTTCAGGTACTTATAAACTTGAAGCTTGGGGGGCACAAGGTGGAGGTCCTTCATCATCGTCTGTAACAGGTGGTAAAGGTGCATACGTTACAGGTTCTATATCTTTAGCTAAAGGATTTTCAATATATATCTATGTTGGGCAACAACCTTCGGCTGGCATTGGTGGATGGAATGGAGGTGGATCTAATCTAACCGCATCTTATGGCGGTGGAGGTGCTACAGACATATCATTAAATAATGGTAATTGGAATGACGCATCTCATCTGTATTCTAGAATAATTGTAGCCGGTGGAGGTGGTGGATATGGATCTGAGTTGTCTACAAATGTATATCAAGGTGGAGATGGTGGAGCATGGAATGGTGGAAATGGTGTTGGTGATGACCCTGGATATGGAGCGACAATAAGTGCTGTTGGTGCTAACTCATCAAGTTCATGTAATACAAATGCCGTTAATCCTGGATTTGGATATGGAGGTAGTAGTAGTTGGTATGTTGAAGGTCTAGGTGCAGGAGGAGGTGGATGGTATGGTGGTGGCTGTGCAGGTGGCGAAAATCTTAATGGCAGCGGAGGTGGTGGTTCATCATACGTTTGGACTTCTTCATTTGCAACTTATTATCCATCTTCATCATATAAGCCAAGTATTAGTTATTATCTATCAAATGTTAATTCACAAGCAGGAGTAAAATCTGGTAACGGCTATGCCAGAATAACCTTCGTTTCTGCTAATTAA
- a CDS encoding fimbrillin family protein: MKNKFFLVLIFAILMSACSSDNENSFLLFKANYRSWSLYNNGLTRAAENSYSTSFTSGDKIGLYVINGVGSVTTANLCLTYDGSTWNYPIGTNPLYYNTSNTPSSKFFIYYPYQQVLTNGPVLGSSTSASTAETFFSSAITNWNIPKDLSTHDKYTAADLMVGMGNLGTVLQNNAYYIISFTMYHQMSMLELNYPFLSSTSSAYGLTLSTGETPLHVSNGTYRLLVRPNISINITGFYCRSTSTANKYTFSTTFTSPSAGKYYTVTIDGGSAIP; this comes from the coding sequence TGAAAAATAAGTTTTTCCTTGTACTGATATTTGCTATACTAATGTCAGCATGCTCAAGTGATAATGAAAATAGTTTTTTATTGTTTAAAGCCAATTATAGGTCTTGGTCATTGTATAATAATGGTTTAACAAGAGCTGCAGAAAATTCTTATTCTACATCATTTACATCAGGCGATAAGATAGGATTGTATGTCATAAATGGGGTTGGTTCTGTTACTACTGCAAATCTATGTTTAACTTATGATGGAAGTACATGGAATTACCCTATTGGAACAAACCCGCTGTATTATAATACGTCAAATACTCCTAGTTCTAAATTTTTTATTTATTATCCTTATCAGCAGGTGTTGACAAATGGACCTGTTTTAGGTTCTTCTACATCTGCTTCAACAGCTGAAACATTCTTTTCATCTGCTATCACGAATTGGAATATACCAAAAGACCTATCTACTCATGATAAATATACAGCAGCAGATCTTATGGTTGGAATGGGAAATTTAGGAACAGTACTCCAAAATAATGCGTACTACATAATATCATTCACAATGTATCACCAGATGTCAATGTTAGAACTAAATTATCCTTTCCTCAGTAGCACAAGTTCTGCATACGGTCTTACACTATCAACAGGTGAAACCCCGTTACATGTTTCTAATGGGACATATAGACTATTGGTAAGACCAAATATCAGTATAAATATAACTGGATTTTATTGCAGGTCTACATCTACAGCAAATAAATATACGTTTTCTACAACATTTACATCTCCTTCTGCAGGTAAATATTATACAGTTACAATTGATGGTGGATCTGCAATACCATAA